From Verrucomicrobia bacterium S94, the proteins below share one genomic window:
- a CDS encoding alpha-L-fucosidase, whose product MKTALIGLTLFCSCSAFSADWKPEWENLKRHKAVPQWFADAKLGVYFHWGVYSVPAWGTEWYPRWMYVPDRPDNLWGGDVYEYHRRTYGADVHYHDYIDKWTGENFNAAEWVDMFENMGAKFIGSIAEHHDGVSLWDSQTNEWNSVKMGPGIDVVKAIADETYKRNLKFMATFHHGFHMMFYPKIKGKWPRPNYDDYYYDEVDVPQDPKYAKLYGNMSYDDANDLWLGKLNEVIEAHCPDYIWMDFGQRYVKESHRKQFLANYFNKADEVGKEVVVNTKGDFFPTELAVVNVERATMQDITPEVWITDFILGSSWCFNREKRTAIKPAEAIRVLADVVSKNGVMLLSAGPMADGTIPEEQVKAMEGIGAWMKLYGEAIYGTRPFHMFGHGPTVLKRDEKDAWNEYGKIKDGIWDLMEDDIRYTTKGKTVYAIQLGWPGKNREILLEGFKDPVLRMRVKSVSVLGSRQRIKWKKSSKGLRVRSPKEKPAEADSALVYKIELR is encoded by the coding sequence ATGAAAACCGCCCTGATCGGCCTGACACTTTTTTGCAGCTGTTCCGCATTTTCCGCTGACTGGAAACCGGAGTGGGAAAATCTGAAACGGCACAAGGCAGTACCGCAGTGGTTTGCGGATGCTAAGCTCGGTGTCTATTTCCACTGGGGTGTCTATTCCGTTCCGGCATGGGGAACGGAATGGTATCCGCGCTGGATGTATGTGCCGGACCGTCCGGATAACCTCTGGGGCGGCGATGTGTATGAATATCACCGCAGGACCTACGGTGCTGACGTGCATTATCACGATTACATCGATAAATGGACCGGCGAAAATTTTAACGCTGCGGAATGGGTGGATATGTTTGAAAACATGGGCGCAAAATTCATCGGTTCCATTGCCGAGCATCACGATGGTGTTTCCCTCTGGGACAGTCAGACGAATGAATGGAATTCTGTAAAGATGGGCCCCGGCATTGATGTGGTAAAAGCTATCGCGGATGAAACCTATAAACGAAACCTGAAGTTTATGGCCACGTTTCATCACGGTTTTCACATGATGTTCTATCCGAAAATTAAAGGTAAATGGCCCCGGCCTAATTATGATGACTATTATTATGATGAGGTCGATGTACCGCAGGATCCGAAATACGCGAAACTTTACGGGAATATGTCCTACGACGATGCCAACGATCTGTGGCTGGGTAAACTCAACGAAGTGATTGAAGCCCACTGCCCGGATTATATCTGGATGGATTTCGGTCAACGCTATGTGAAAGAATCGCACCGAAAACAGTTTCTGGCAAATTATTTCAACAAGGCGGACGAAGTCGGCAAAGAAGTGGTCGTAAATACGAAGGGCGATTTCTTTCCCACTGAACTGGCCGTGGTGAATGTTGAACGCGCCACGATGCAGGATATTACGCCCGAAGTCTGGATCACCGATTTTATTCTCGGGTCATCATGGTGTTTCAATCGGGAAAAACGTACCGCCATAAAACCTGCGGAAGCAATTCGCGTGCTGGCCGATGTGGTCAGTAAAAACGGCGTGATGCTGCTCTCCGCCGGCCCTATGGCCGACGGCACCATCCCGGAAGAACAGGTGAAGGCCATGGAGGGTATCGGTGCATGGATGAAGCTCTACGGTGAAGCGATTTACGGTACCCGCCCCTTCCATATGTTCGGCCATGGACCAACCGTGCTCAAACGCGATGAGAAGGATGCCTGGAATGAATACGGGAAAATCAAGGACGGCATCTGGGATTTAATGGAGGACGACATCCGCTACACTACCAAAGGAAAAACCGTTTATGCCATCCAGCTCGGCTGGCCCGGAAAAAACAGGGAAATCCTGCTAGAGGGATTCAAAGACCCGGTTCTGCGTATGCGCGTGAAATCGGTATCGGTTCTGGGCAGCAGACAGCGCATTAAATGGAAAAAATCCAGTAAAGGACTGAGGGTCCGCTCACCGAAAGAAAAGCCGGCCGAAGCCGATTCCGCTCTGGTATATAAAATCGAACTGAGATAA
- a CDS encoding NUDIX hydrolase yields MYEKTLSRRTVYEGLILNVDVLDVELENGRKSKREIVHHGVAVAVIPQRPDGRFIFIRQFRKPMERICFEVVAGNCDPGEKEIVSAERELQEETGYRAETLELLGPVFPSVGYCTERIDVFFARVAAEPGAVSFDDDERIETVLLTEEEMDALIRSGGVADAKTLAAWMLYKARKSS; encoded by the coding sequence ATGTACGAAAAAACGCTTTCCCGCAGGACCGTTTATGAAGGTCTCATTCTTAATGTCGATGTGCTCGACGTCGAGCTCGAGAACGGACGGAAATCCAAACGTGAAATTGTACACCATGGGGTCGCTGTTGCCGTTATTCCGCAGCGGCCCGACGGCCGGTTTATATTCATCCGACAGTTCCGCAAGCCGATGGAGCGGATTTGTTTTGAGGTGGTGGCCGGAAACTGCGATCCCGGGGAAAAAGAGATTGTTTCCGCCGAGCGCGAACTGCAGGAGGAGACCGGTTACAGGGCTGAAACGCTCGAACTGCTTGGTCCCGTGTTCCCGAGTGTCGGATACTGCACGGAACGCATCGATGTATTTTTCGCCCGCGTAGCTGCTGAACCCGGTGCGGTTTCTTTTGATGATGATGAACGCATTGAAACCGTTCTGCTGACCGAAGAGGAGATGGATGCTCTGATTCGCAGCGGCGGAGTTGCCGATGCCAAAACACTCGCCGCCTGGATGCTTTATAAAGCCCGGAAATCATCATAA